A genomic segment from Thermodesulfovibrionales bacterium encodes:
- a CDS encoding Type 1 glutamine amidotransferase-like domain-containing protein gives MKGHILLEGGAEFGGRMEEPDKRALELAGGLDAQVSIIPTAAVPDHNHRRAGQSGVRWFQRLGATRVTSLPLIDRASADQSALASALRRSRLIYILGGFPRYLAQTLAGTSSWRAILEAYATGAVIGGSSAGAMILCGHYYDPDTERIAEGLNVVPRAYLIPHHDTFGKGWAPSLVPSLPDAVFVGVDEQTGLIDDGAEGEWTIYGKGLVTIYRGGKTRTHRSGETLSL, from the coding sequence ATGAAAGGCCATATCCTCTTAGAAGGCGGTGCAGAGTTCGGCGGGCGAATGGAAGAGCCGGACAAGCGTGCCCTGGAGCTGGCGGGCGGCCTCGATGCTCAGGTCAGTATCATCCCCACCGCTGCTGTTCCCGACCATAATCACAGACGGGCAGGTCAATCAGGAGTTCGTTGGTTTCAACGTCTGGGTGCAACACGCGTAACTTCACTGCCCCTTATCGATCGGGCATCGGCCGATCAATCTGCGCTGGCGAGTGCTTTGCGCCGGTCTCGGCTCATTTATATCCTGGGCGGCTTCCCGCGCTATCTTGCTCAAACGCTCGCCGGCACGTCCAGTTGGCGAGCCATTCTTGAGGCATACGCCACGGGAGCGGTGATCGGCGGCAGCAGCGCCGGGGCGATGATCTTATGCGGGCACTACTACGATCCCGATACGGAGAGGATTGCTGAGGGACTGAATGTCGTTCCCCGGGCATACCTCATTCCCCATCATGATACCTTTGGGAAGGGCTGGGCACCTTCTCTGGTTCCCTCTCTTCCGGACGCCGTCTTTGTCGGCGTTGACGAACAGACCGGACTGATCGATGATGGTGCCGAAGGTGAATGGACCATTTATGGAAAGGGCCTGGTAACAATCTACAGAGGCGGAAAGACCAGGACCCACCGCTCAGGCGAGACGCTTTCTCTCTGA